From one Novosphingobium sp. genomic stretch:
- a CDS encoding porin, producing MKAFATRWQAPAYGKRMLWLAGGLPGAIIAGTMLSAAPAMAGGFYLQDQSTKASGRAFSGEVADQGAESLWWNPASIGGLEGGSAAISVTAILPRADVSNVNTLIVRPGQAPAPVGGDQTTHNPINNGVLPSGSIAHGIGSHLSLGLAITAPYNFTTEYSPTSWARYTAMTTRLRTIDIQPSIAAELAPGFSVGAAVNVERATAYLSNALPNLSPLLPDGSQALKGSGWDVGFSLGAQFHRGPISLGASYKSAITHTLNGSVTVAGLLGPLAGQNTTLNTSAQFTTPWQVNMGARYKITPGLTLNGSVTRYGWNNFKNIYLGAPLNTAMPENYRNTWSYAAGFDADLSPTWTIRGGVQRDLTPVRGDQRDARVPDSNRWNFAAGATHNFGKSFKIDAAFNYLTLDNGAVNRTTAAYAGTVVQTPILVNGAVTSPHVFILSLGGRVSF from the coding sequence ATGAAAGCATTTGCCACCCGCTGGCAGGCGCCGGCCTATGGTAAACGCATGCTTTGGCTGGCCGGCGGCCTCCCCGGAGCCATAATCGCCGGAACCATGCTGAGCGCCGCACCGGCCATGGCCGGCGGCTTCTATCTTCAGGACCAGTCGACCAAGGCCTCTGGCCGTGCCTTTTCGGGCGAAGTGGCCGACCAGGGTGCCGAAAGCCTGTGGTGGAACCCCGCCTCGATCGGCGGGCTGGAAGGAGGCAGCGCGGCGATCAGCGTCACCGCCATTCTGCCGCGCGCGGACGTGTCCAATGTGAACACGCTGATCGTGCGGCCGGGGCAGGCTCCGGCGCCGGTGGGCGGCGACCAGACCACGCATAACCCGATCAACAATGGCGTGCTGCCTTCGGGCTCGATCGCCCATGGCATCGGCTCGCATCTCTCGCTGGGTCTGGCGATCACCGCGCCCTACAACTTCACCACGGAATATTCCCCGACGAGCTGGGCGCGCTATACGGCGATGACCACGCGCCTGCGCACCATCGACATCCAGCCCTCGATCGCGGCCGAGCTGGCGCCCGGCTTCAGTGTCGGCGCGGCGGTCAATGTCGAACGGGCCACCGCCTATCTCAGCAATGCCCTGCCCAATCTCTCGCCGCTGCTGCCCGATGGCAGTCAGGCGCTGAAGGGCAGCGGCTGGGATGTCGGCTTCTCGCTGGGCGCGCAGTTCCACCGCGGGCCGATCAGCCTTGGCGCCAGCTACAAGTCGGCGATCACCCATACGCTCAACGGTTCCGTGACGGTGGCCGGGCTGCTGGGCCCGCTGGCCGGGCAGAACACCACGCTCAACACCAGCGCCCAGTTCACCACGCCGTGGCAGGTCAACATGGGTGCGCGTTACAAGATCACCCCCGGCCTGACGCTGAACGGCAGCGTGACCCGCTATGGCTGGAACAATTTCAAGAACATCTATCTGGGCGCGCCGCTCAACACCGCCATGCCCGAGAACTATCGCAACACCTGGAGCTATGCCGCCGGTTTCGATGCCGACCTCTCCCCCACATGGACGATCCGTGGCGGCGTGCAGCGCGACCTGACCCCCGTGCGCGGTGACCAGCGCGACGCCCGCGTGCCTGACAGCAACCGCTGGAACTTCGCGGCGGGTGCCACGCATAATTTCGGCAAGAGCTTCAAGATCGACGCCGCCTTCAACTATCTCACGCTGGACAATGGCGCGGTCAACCGCACCACCGCCGCCTATGCGGGCACCGTGGTGCAGACGCCCATCCTGGTGAACGGCGCGGTGACCTCGCCGCATGTGTTCATCCTCTCGCTGGGTGGCCGGGTGAGCTTCTGA
- a CDS encoding DUF2147 domain-containing protein yields MSLMLMAAALMAQSVAVADAPKGAPAGGTANAVIGRWATPTKQGVVEIHHCGPSICGTLVDSEGIRANSDLRDIYNKTESQRSRVLKGIEILRDFRQMPWGWDKGTIYNADDGGTYKATITVMDADTLNVKGCIVWPLCKSQTWKRIR; encoded by the coding sequence ATGAGCCTGATGCTGATGGCAGCAGCCCTGATGGCCCAGAGTGTGGCAGTCGCAGACGCGCCCAAAGGTGCGCCTGCCGGAGGCACCGCCAATGCCGTGATCGGCCGTTGGGCCACGCCCACCAAGCAAGGCGTGGTCGAGATCCACCATTGCGGCCCGTCGATCTGCGGCACGCTGGTCGATTCCGAAGGCATTCGCGCCAATTCCGACCTGCGCGACATCTACAACAAGACCGAATCACAGCGCAGCCGCGTGCTCAAGGGCATCGAAATTCTGCGCGATTTCCGTCAGATGCCCTGGGGTTGGGACAAGGGCACCATCTACAATGCCGATGACGGCGGCACGTATAAAGCCACCATCACCGTTATGGATGCCGATACGCTCAATGTGAAAGGCTGCATCGTCTGGCCGCTCTGCAAGAGCCAGACATGGAAGCGGATTCGATAA
- a CDS encoding thiolase family protein: MAELSQDVVIAGYARSPFHLAGKGALARTRPDDLAAAVVRALVERTGIDAAALEDLVLGCAFPEGEQGFNVARLVGLLADLPLSVGGMTVNRFCGSSMSAIHYAAGQIALGAGQAFLCGGVESMSRVPMMGFNPLPNAELAKRSAAYIGMGDTAENVAKTYGISREQQEAFAVESQRKAGEAQAEGRLSEEIVPIATKAGVVDKDGCLRPGTTAEALAGLKPAFSATGSVTAGTASPLTDGASAVLVTSGTFAGAHNLPLLARVKAVAISGCSPEIMGIGPVAASKKALERAGITAADLDVIELNEAFASQALACIADLGLDPSKVNIDGGAIAIGHPLGATGARIVGKAASLLARTGGRYALATQCIGGGQGIATVLEAV, translated from the coding sequence ATGGCTGAGTTGAGCCAAGATGTGGTGATTGCCGGTTATGCCCGGTCCCCGTTCCATCTGGCGGGCAAGGGCGCTCTGGCCCGTACCCGTCCCGACGATCTGGCCGCCGCCGTGGTGCGCGCGCTGGTCGAGCGGACCGGGATCGATGCCGCCGCGCTGGAGGATCTGGTGCTGGGCTGCGCCTTCCCGGAGGGCGAGCAGGGCTTCAATGTCGCGCGTCTGGTGGGGCTGCTGGCCGATCTGCCGCTGTCGGTGGGCGGGATGACGGTCAATCGTTTTTGCGGTTCCTCGATGAGCGCGATCCATTATGCGGCGGGGCAGATCGCTCTGGGCGCGGGGCAGGCGTTCCTGTGCGGCGGCGTCGAATCGATGAGCCGCGTGCCGATGATGGGCTTCAATCCGCTGCCAAATGCCGAGCTGGCCAAGCGCAGCGCCGCCTATATCGGCATGGGCGACACCGCTGAAAATGTGGCCAAAACCTATGGCATCAGCCGCGAGCAGCAGGAAGCCTTCGCCGTCGAAAGCCAGCGCAAGGCCGGCGAAGCGCAGGCCGAAGGGCGCCTGAGTGAAGAGATCGTCCCCATCGCCACCAAGGCGGGCGTGGTCGACAAGGACGGCTGCCTGCGCCCCGGCACCACGGCGGAAGCGCTGGCCGGGCTGAAGCCGGCCTTCAGCGCCACCGGCAGCGTAACGGCGGGTACCGCCTCGCCGCTGACCGACGGCGCCAGCGCGGTGCTGGTGACCAGCGGGACCTTTGCAGGCGCGCATAATCTGCCGTTGCTGGCCCGCGTAAAAGCCGTGGCGATCAGCGGGTGCAGCCCGGAAATCATGGGCATCGGCCCGGTCGCGGCGAGCAAGAAAGCGCTGGAGCGCGCCGGGATCACCGCTGCCGACCTCGATGTGATCGAGCTGAACGAGGCGTTTGCCAGCCAGGCGCTGGCCTGCATCGCCGATCTGGGGCTCGATCCTTCCAAGGTGAACATCGATGGCGGCGCGATTGCCATCGGCCATCCGCTGGGCGCCACGGGCGCGCGCATCGTGGGCAAGGCGGCCTCGCTGCTGGCACGCACGGGCGGGCGCTATGCGCTGGCGACGCAGTGCATCGGCGGCGGGCAGGGCATCGCCACGGTTCTGGAGGCGGTGTGA
- a CDS encoding 3-hydroxyacyl-CoA dehydrogenase NAD-binding domain-containing protein has translation MSGVSKVCVIGAGTMGAGIAAQVANAGVPVLLLDMMTEGPDRSVVARKALEKLGKAEPAAFMSKAAAKLVEVGNIEDDLAKVADCDWVIEAIIEKIEAKQALYEKLEAVRRPGSAVSSNTSTMPLAVLTQGRSEAFQRDFLITHFFNPPRYMRLLEVVAGPQSDPALVAGISAFADRALGKSVVTARDTPGFIANRVGTFWLQSAINAAFDLGVSVEDADAIAGKPMGVPKTGIFGLVDLVGIDLMPYLKTSLTRSLPQDDPYQAIAKDHPLILKMIGDGYTGRKGKGGFYRINREAGKVKEAIDLATGEYRKAAKPVSIPGAAQKDLHALVSLPGKLGAYAWAVLGPTLAYSASLVGEAADDVLGIDTAMKLGYNWSYGPFELIDRLGSDVLAKRLEAEGIAVPEILRIAAGRPFYRVDNGQRQFLGLDGEYHAITRPEGVLLLEDIKAASKPLLKNGSAALWDVGDGVVALEFTGKMNALDGDVMMLIGKAIPLVASQYKALVVYNEGRNFSAGANLGLAMFAINIAAWGEVEKLVAGGQAAYKALKYAPFPVVAAPFGMALGGGCEICLNADAVQAHAETYIGLVECGVGLIPGWGGCGEMIQRFSENPKLPHGPMPAVAKAFETISTATVAKSAANAKEVGYLRASDGITMNRDRLLNDAKAKALALAEGYQPPAPPVFRLPGAGGKAALDLAVRGFRARGLATPYDEVVAGKLAHVLSGGDFDMVDTVTEADLLAMERAQFVTLVRDQRSMARIEAMLTTGKPLRN, from the coding sequence ATGAGCGGCGTTTCAAAAGTCTGCGTCATCGGCGCGGGGACGATGGGGGCGGGGATTGCCGCTCAGGTCGCCAATGCGGGCGTTCCGGTGCTGTTGCTCGATATGATGACCGAGGGGCCGGACCGCAGCGTGGTCGCCCGCAAGGCACTGGAAAAGCTGGGCAAGGCCGAACCGGCTGCCTTTATGAGCAAAGCTGCCGCCAAGCTGGTCGAAGTCGGCAACATCGAGGATGATCTGGCCAAGGTCGCGGATTGCGACTGGGTGATCGAGGCGATCATCGAAAAGATCGAGGCGAAGCAGGCGCTCTATGAAAAGCTGGAGGCGGTGCGCCGCCCCGGCAGTGCTGTGTCCTCCAACACTTCGACCATGCCGTTGGCTGTGCTGACGCAGGGCCGCAGCGAGGCGTTTCAGCGTGATTTCCTCATCACCCATTTCTTCAACCCGCCGCGCTATATGCGTCTGCTGGAGGTGGTCGCCGGGCCGCAGAGCGATCCCGCTCTGGTCGCCGGGATCAGCGCCTTCGCCGATCGCGCTCTGGGCAAGAGCGTGGTGACGGCGCGCGACACGCCGGGCTTTATCGCCAATCGCGTCGGTACCTTCTGGCTGCAGTCGGCAATCAATGCGGCCTTCGATCTGGGTGTCTCGGTGGAAGATGCCGATGCCATTGCGGGCAAGCCGATGGGCGTGCCCAAGACCGGCATCTTCGGCCTGGTCGATCTGGTGGGCATCGATCTGATGCCCTACCTCAAGACCAGCCTGACGCGCAGCCTGCCTCAGGACGACCCCTATCAGGCCATCGCCAAGGACCATCCGCTGATCCTCAAGATGATCGGCGATGGCTATACCGGGCGCAAGGGCAAGGGCGGCTTCTATCGCATCAACCGCGAGGCGGGGAAGGTGAAGGAGGCCATCGATCTGGCGACGGGCGAGTACCGCAAGGCCGCCAAGCCCGTCTCCATTCCGGGCGCGGCGCAGAAGGATCTGCACGCGCTGGTCAGCCTGCCGGGCAAGCTGGGCGCCTATGCCTGGGCGGTGCTTGGGCCGACCTTGGCCTACTCGGCCTCGCTGGTGGGCGAGGCGGCCGATGATGTGCTCGGCATCGATACGGCGATGAAGCTGGGCTACAACTGGAGCTATGGCCCCTTCGAACTGATCGACCGGCTGGGCAGCGATGTCTTGGCCAAGCGTCTGGAAGCCGAAGGCATCGCGGTGCCCGAAATCCTGCGTATCGCTGCGGGGCGGCCTTTCTACCGCGTGGACAATGGCCAGCGCCAGTTCCTCGGCCTCGATGGCGAGTACCATGCCATCACCCGCCCCGAAGGCGTGTTGCTGCTGGAGGACATCAAGGCCGCCTCCAAGCCTCTGCTGAAGAATGGTTCGGCGGCGCTGTGGGATGTCGGCGATGGCGTCGTCGCGCTGGAGTTCACCGGCAAGATGAACGCGCTCGACGGCGATGTGATGATGCTGATCGGCAAGGCGATCCCGCTTGTGGCCAGCCAGTACAAGGCGCTGGTGGTCTACAATGAGGGCCGCAATTTCTCCGCCGGGGCCAATCTGGGCCTTGCCATGTTCGCCATCAACATCGCCGCATGGGGCGAGGTGGAGAAGCTGGTCGCAGGCGGTCAGGCGGCCTACAAGGCGCTGAAATACGCACCCTTCCCGGTGGTCGCTGCGCCCTTCGGCATGGCTTTGGGCGGCGGTTGCGAAATCTGCCTCAATGCCGATGCCGTGCAGGCTCATGCCGAGACCTATATCGGTCTGGTCGAATGCGGCGTGGGGCTGATCCCCGGCTGGGGCGGCTGCGGCGAGATGATCCAGCGTTTCAGCGAAAACCCCAAGCTGCCGCATGGCCCGATGCCTGCCGTGGCCAAGGCCTTCGAGACGATCTCCACTGCCACCGTCGCCAAATCGGCGGCCAATGCCAAGGAGGTGGGCTATCTGCGCGCCAGCGACGGCATCACCATGAACCGCGACCGGCTGCTGAACGATGCCAAGGCCAAGGCTCTGGCGCTGGCCGAGGGCTATCAGCCGCCCGCGCCGCCGGTTTTCCGCCTGCCGGGTGCCGGGGGCAAGGCCGCGCTCGATCTGGCGGTGCGGGGGTTCCGGGCAAGGGGGCTCGCCACGCCGTATGACGAGGTGGTCGCGGGCAAGCTGGCCCATGTGCTGAGCGGCGGCGATTTCGATATGGTCGATACCGTCACCGAGGCGGATCTGCTGGCGATGGAACGCGCGCAATTCGTGACGCTGGTGCGCGACCAACGCAGCATGGCGCGCATCGAGGCGATGCTGACCACCGGCAAGCCCCTGCGAAACTAA
- a CDS encoding acyl-CoA dehydrogenase C-terminal domain-containing protein produces the protein MQVYTAPLRDMRFVLHELHQGDGFGDLPGHEDFTPDLIDAVLEEAARVTQQVLLPLNASGDAEGCHFENGTVRTPKGFQEAYRQFVEGGWSSLVAPPEWGGQGLPEAVGKMVEEMVCATNVAFSLYPGLTSGAIAALTTYASDELKQIWLPKMVSGEWSGSMCLTESHCGTDLGLLRTKAVDQGDGTYKISGAKIFISAGEHDLSGNIVHLVLARLADAPKGVKGISLFLVPKLLLDDDGQPAIRNGVACTGIEHKMGIKASATCQMQFEDSLGWLVGEPNKGLEAMFTMMNAERVGVGIQGLGVGEAAYQSAVWYAKDRLQGRSLSGPKYPEKAADPIIVHPDVRRMLMTMRAYNEGCRALSGWISRALDAEKHATDPETRQRAEDFVALMTPVVKALFTDLGLESASHAVQVYGGHGYIVESGVEQYLRDARISMIYEGTNGIQALDLIGRKLSAHMGRYLRSFFHPVSNFIEDNAGEGPIEPFVTGLKRAFEALQGSTAIIAQRGLKDPEEAGAAATDYLRQLGLTALAYCFALSAKIAVQELASGTQEKEFYQAKITTARFFYDRILPQTAACYLAIKSGKGSMMALDEALF, from the coding sequence ATGCAAGTCTACACCGCTCCCCTGCGCGATATGCGTTTCGTGCTTCATGAACTGCATCAGGGCGATGGCTTCGGCGATCTGCCCGGCCATGAAGACTTCACCCCCGACCTGATCGACGCCGTGCTGGAGGAAGCCGCGCGCGTCACCCAGCAGGTGCTGCTGCCGCTCAACGCCAGCGGAGACGCCGAGGGCTGCCATTTCGAGAATGGCACCGTCCGCACCCCCAAGGGTTTTCAGGAGGCCTATCGCCAGTTTGTGGAAGGCGGCTGGTCCTCGCTGGTCGCGCCGCCCGAATGGGGCGGGCAGGGCCTGCCCGAGGCCGTCGGCAAGATGGTGGAGGAGATGGTCTGCGCGACCAATGTCGCTTTCAGCCTCTATCCGGGCCTGACCAGCGGGGCGATTGCTGCGCTCACCACCTATGCCAGCGATGAGCTGAAGCAGATCTGGCTGCCCAAGATGGTCTCGGGCGAATGGTCGGGCTCGATGTGCCTGACGGAATCGCATTGCGGCACCGATCTGGGCCTGCTGCGCACCAAGGCGGTGGATCAGGGCGACGGCACCTACAAGATTTCGGGCGCCAAGATCTTCATCTCGGCGGGCGAGCATGATCTGTCGGGCAACATCGTCCATCTGGTGCTGGCGCGCCTGGCCGATGCGCCCAAGGGCGTGAAGGGGATCAGCCTGTTCCTCGTGCCCAAGCTGCTGCTGGATGACGATGGCCAGCCCGCGATCCGCAACGGGGTGGCCTGCACCGGCATCGAGCACAAGATGGGCATCAAGGCCTCCGCCACCTGCCAGATGCAGTTCGAGGACTCGCTCGGCTGGCTGGTGGGCGAGCCCAACAAGGGTCTCGAAGCCATGTTCACCATGATGAATGCCGAGCGCGTGGGCGTGGGCATTCAGGGCCTGGGCGTGGGCGAGGCGGCCTATCAGTCCGCCGTGTGGTACGCCAAGGACCGCCTGCAGGGCCGCAGCCTGTCGGGCCCGAAATATCCCGAGAAGGCGGCTGATCCGATCATCGTCCACCCCGATGTGCGCCGCATGCTGATGACGATGCGCGCCTACAATGAGGGCTGCCGCGCGCTTTCGGGCTGGATCAGCCGTGCGCTCGATGCTGAAAAGCACGCGACCGATCCCGAAACCCGCCAGCGCGCCGAGGATTTCGTCGCGCTGATGACGCCGGTGGTGAAGGCGCTCTTCACCGATCTGGGGCTGGAGAGCGCCAGCCATGCGGTGCAGGTCTATGGCGGCCATGGCTATATCGTCGAAAGCGGCGTGGAGCAGTATCTGCGCGATGCCCGCATCAGCATGATCTATGAGGGCACCAATGGCATTCAGGCGCTCGACCTGATCGGCCGCAAGCTGAGCGCGCATATGGGCCGCTATCTGCGCAGTTTCTTCCATCCGGTCTCGAACTTTATCGAGGACAATGCCGGGGAAGGGCCGATCGAACCCTTCGTCACCGGGCTGAAGCGCGCTTTCGAGGCTTTGCAGGGCTCCACCGCGATCATCGCCCAGCGTGGGCTGAAAGACCCCGAGGAAGCCGGCGCCGCCGCCACCGACTATCTGCGCCAGTTGGGGCTGACGGCTTTGGCCTATTGCTTTGCGCTGTCGGCGAAGATCGCCGTGCAGGAACTGGCCTCCGGCACGCAGGAAAAGGAGTTCTATCAGGCCAAGATCACCACGGCCCGTTTCTTTTACGACCGTATCCTGCCACAGACGGCGGCTTGCTATCTGGCGATCAAATCGGGCAAGGGCTCGATGATGGCGCTGGATGAGGCGTTGTTCTGA
- a CDS encoding PaaI family thioesterase, producing the protein MMSGVDQVLALKETMARSPMMRLLEVEVVSAQHGEVVLSATPDHRFDNQVGIAHGGYIASLLDNACGAAAHSVQDGRHYCLTLEIKVAYLRAIHADSGTLEIVGRVQKAGRQVVVTEGVIRDAQGRDLATATSTLIVQPIEGVAA; encoded by the coding sequence ATGATGAGCGGTGTGGATCAGGTGCTGGCGCTGAAGGAGACGATGGCTCGTTCGCCGATGATGCGTCTGCTGGAGGTCGAGGTGGTCTCCGCGCAGCATGGCGAAGTCGTGCTCAGCGCCACGCCTGACCACCGCTTCGACAATCAGGTGGGGATCGCGCATGGCGGCTACATTGCCAGCCTGCTCGACAATGCCTGCGGGGCCGCGGCGCATTCGGTGCAGGACGGCAGGCATTATTGTCTGACGCTGGAGATCAAGGTTGCCTATCTTCGCGCCATCCATGCGGACAGCGGGACGCTCGAGATCGTCGGGCGGGTGCAGAAGGCGGGCCGTCAGGTGGTGGTCACCGAGGGCGTGATCCGTGACGCGCAGGGCCGCGATCTGGCGACGGCGACCTCCACGCTGATTGTCCAGCCGATTGAAGGAGTAGCGGCATGA